The Pseudanabaena galeata CCNP1313 genome includes a region encoding these proteins:
- a CDS encoding TlyA family RNA methyltransferase, with translation MKKRLDVLLVDLELAPSREQAQKFIRAGWVQVNQQVIDKVGTEVKDDAVILVKQRSPFVSRGGEKLAGALAKFAVNLGDRTCFDGGISTGGFTDCMLKQGAAKVYGIDVGYGQVAWEIRSDQRVVLRERTNLRHLTPEDLYAPEDIVPDFAVLDLSFISLTKILPSLWNLLRSPRETLLLVKPQFEAGKGQVGKNGIVREPKVRAEAIANVLTTAQGLGWQFQGLMPSPIQGRTGNYEYWLWLSEQPSEIVTPSFEDILSMAHGN, from the coding sequence TTGAAAAAGCGTTTAGATGTCTTATTGGTTGACTTAGAGCTTGCACCATCGCGGGAGCAGGCTCAAAAGTTTATTCGAGCTGGCTGGGTACAGGTTAATCAACAGGTGATTGATAAGGTTGGTACTGAGGTCAAGGATGATGCAGTGATTTTGGTGAAGCAACGATCGCCTTTTGTGTCCCGTGGTGGTGAGAAATTGGCAGGAGCGCTTGCTAAATTTGCGGTGAATTTGGGCGATCGCACTTGTTTTGATGGGGGGATCTCGACGGGTGGATTTACGGACTGTATGCTGAAGCAGGGGGCTGCGAAGGTCTACGGGATTGATGTAGGCTATGGTCAGGTAGCTTGGGAAATTCGCAGTGATCAGCGAGTGGTATTGCGCGAACGGACTAATCTCAGACATCTCACTCCCGAAGATTTGTATGCGCCTGAAGATATTGTTCCTGACTTTGCAGTGTTGGATTTATCGTTTATTTCACTGACCAAAATTTTGCCTTCGTTATGGAATTTATTGCGATCGCCCCGCGAGACATTATTACTAGTCAAGCCCCAATTTGAAGCGGGTAAGGGACAAGTAGGCAAAAATGGGATCGTGCGCGAACCAAAAGTTAGGGCTGAGGCGATCGCTAATGTTTTAACAACTGCTCAAGGTTTAGGTTGGCAATTCCAAGGTTTAATGCCTTCACCAATTCAAGGTCGGACTGGTAATTACGAATATTGGCTATGGCTAAGTGAGCAACCTTCAGAAATCGTTACGCCTAGTTTTGAAGATATTTTGTCAATGGCTCATGGCAATTAA
- a CDS encoding DUF2214 family protein, which translates to MWANAIAAYLHYLSLGLIFAALSTELFTLKQDLTNRDGWRILIADTIYGIAGITVLVTGILRYLYFEKGADYYSHQPVFWMKISVFIAVGLLSLYPTISFLMWIKNLRAEKPPEVSPEKVKTLKTIIHVELVGFSLIPLLASMMARGITLGL; encoded by the coding sequence ATGTGGGCTAATGCGATCGCCGCTTATTTACATTATTTGAGCTTAGGACTTATTTTTGCGGCTTTATCTACAGAACTATTTACGCTAAAGCAAGACCTAACCAATCGTGATGGATGGCGAATTCTGATTGCCGATACTATTTATGGAATCGCAGGAATTACGGTTTTAGTAACGGGGATTTTAAGATATTTATATTTTGAAAAAGGCGCAGATTACTATTCCCATCAACCAGTTTTCTGGATGAAAATATCTGTATTTATTGCGGTTGGCTTATTGTCGCTATATCCCACAATCTCATTCTTGATGTGGATTAAAAACCTTCGTGCAGAAAAGCCCCCAGAGGTCAGTCCAGAGAAAGTCAAAACCTTAAAAACAATCATTCACGTCGAGCTTGTGGGATTTAGCCTCATTCCTCTCCTCGCTTCCATGATGGCAAGAGGAATTACGTTAGGCTTATAA
- a CDS encoding type II toxin-antitoxin system Phd/YefM family antitoxin, whose amino-acid sequence MNVISYVDAQRNLAKMIDQVCDRHDPLIITRHQQPSAVLLSLEDYESLTETAYLLKSRNNAKRIFEAIAELESGGVTVRELIE is encoded by the coding sequence ATGAACGTAATTTCTTATGTTGATGCACAGAGAAACTTGGCAAAAATGATCGATCAAGTATGCGATCGCCACGATCCTCTGATCATTACGCGCCATCAACAACCGTCGGCAGTACTTCTATCTCTTGAAGATTATGAATCCCTCACCGAGACTGCTTACCTCTTAAAAAGTCGTAATAATGCGAAACGAATTTTTGAGGCGATCGCCGAATTAGAATCTGGCGGCGTTACTGTGCGGGAGCTAATCGAGTGA
- a CDS encoding type II toxin-antitoxin system PemK/MazF family toxin: MPNYSKNSVILVRYPFSDLSNAKVRPAVLVSAPHISQDILIVPLTSKTSGLLEGEFILPNWSVAGLNAVTAVKCGIYTVNKNLVIKQVGQLTNSDS, from the coding sequence ATGCCCAATTACTCTAAAAATAGTGTCATTTTAGTTAGATATCCCTTTTCAGACTTATCTAACGCTAAAGTTAGACCTGCGGTTTTAGTAAGTGCGCCACATATTTCTCAAGATATTCTGATTGTGCCGTTGACTAGCAAAACATCGGGATTGCTGGAGGGAGAATTTATCCTACCTAATTGGTCAGTAGCAGGGCTTAACGCTGTTACAGCAGTCAAGTGTGGAATATACACAGTAAACAAAAATTTAGTGATTAAACAAGTTGGTCAGCTAACTAATTCTGATTCATAA
- a CDS encoding 16S rRNA (cytosine(967)-C(5))-methyltransferase: MTSKNSRQIALEALRLIQRRNAYADVALDCTLSRARQDNINLPESDRRLITELVYGCTRRQKTLQAVLQNFSQKPTTKLPPDLLIILHIGIYQLCFLDRIKPSAIVHTTVELVKENNLKGLSGFTNGVMRSILRAKEKEDILANITDPASFYSYPEWLIELWQKEFGQEAIANICNWFNQTPHLDLRVNLLHATRDQVLAAFAESEIKAEPIPYLPDGIRVAQGAGDVSQLPKFKEGWWSVQDASAQLVTYLLDPQPDEIIIDACAAPGGKTTHISDRLKNTGKVYALDRLASRLKKIDQNTARLGITNVQTIEIDAREFGELPESKCDRVLLDVPCSGLGTLHRHADARWRQTPEEPYKLAKTQSEILERATQWVKPEGVIVYSTCTIHPAENEEVIEQFLNNHPDWQIVPPSVDNPAAHFASDRGWIKVLPHEHDMDGFFMVKLQKI, encoded by the coding sequence ATTGCTTTAGAAGCACTACGTTTGATTCAAAGACGCAATGCCTACGCGGATGTAGCGCTTGACTGTACGCTGTCGCGAGCGCGTCAGGATAACATTAATCTCCCAGAAAGCGATCGCCGTCTGATCACGGAGTTAGTGTATGGATGTACGCGTCGCCAAAAAACCCTGCAAGCGGTTTTGCAAAACTTCTCACAAAAACCAACCACAAAATTACCACCCGACTTATTAATAATCTTACACATTGGTATCTACCAACTATGTTTTCTCGATCGCATCAAGCCATCGGCGATCGTTCATACCACGGTGGAATTGGTTAAAGAAAACAATTTAAAGGGCTTGTCAGGATTTACAAACGGGGTAATGCGATCCATACTCAGAGCCAAGGAGAAGGAAGATATTCTTGCCAATATTACCGATCCCGCCAGTTTTTATAGCTATCCTGAATGGTTGATCGAATTATGGCAAAAAGAATTTGGTCAAGAAGCGATCGCAAATATTTGCAATTGGTTTAATCAAACCCCTCATCTTGATTTACGGGTCAATCTTTTACATGCGACTAGGGATCAAGTCCTCGCTGCTTTTGCTGAATCTGAAATCAAAGCTGAGCCGATTCCCTATTTACCCGATGGTATCCGCGTGGCTCAAGGTGCAGGGGATGTGAGCCAATTACCCAAGTTTAAAGAGGGTTGGTGGTCAGTACAGGACGCGAGCGCTCAGTTAGTCACTTACTTATTAGATCCGCAACCTGATGAGATCATTATCGATGCCTGTGCTGCCCCCGGTGGTAAAACTACGCATATTAGCGATCGCCTAAAAAATACGGGTAAAGTTTATGCCCTAGATCGTCTGGCAAGTCGTCTTAAAAAGATTGATCAAAATACGGCTCGTCTGGGGATCACGAATGTACAGACCATTGAGATTGATGCTCGTGAATTTGGAGAATTGCCAGAAAGTAAATGCGATCGCGTATTACTAGATGTACCTTGCTCTGGACTCGGAACATTACATCGTCACGCCGATGCTCGTTGGCGACAAACTCCCGAAGAACCCTATAAATTAGCTAAAACTCAATCTGAAATTCTCGAACGCGCCACGCAATGGGTTAAACCCGAAGGTGTAATTGTTTACAGCACTTGCACGATTCATCCTGCTGAAAACGAAGAAGTTATTGAGCAGTTTTTAAACAATCATCCCGATTGGCAAATTGTGCCGCCAAGTGTTGATAATCCTGCGGCTCATTTTGCAAGCGATCGGGGTTGGATTAAAGTCTTGCCCCACGAACATGACATGGATGGTTTCTTCATGGTAAAACTTCAGAAAATATAG
- a CDS encoding ArsR/SmtB family transcription factor, which translates to MKISQPMMAQTKDTAIATRCCPPLMAGRLQPEDTALLASIFRVLGEPARLQILSLIAAQPTKEVYACELVETLGISQPTVSHHLKVLYGAGLLTKERRGTSIYYRILPEKLAMLRNALS; encoded by the coding sequence ATGAAAATTTCTCAACCGATGATGGCTCAAACCAAGGACACTGCGATCGCAACCAGATGTTGTCCGCCACTGATGGCTGGGCGGTTGCAACCAGAGGACACAGCTTTATTAGCCAGCATCTTTCGCGTATTGGGAGAACCTGCGCGACTACAAATTTTGAGTTTAATTGCGGCTCAGCCCACTAAAGAGGTGTATGCCTGTGAATTGGTGGAAACTTTGGGGATATCGCAGCCAACCGTCAGCCATCATCTCAAGGTTCTTTATGGGGCAGGGTTACTTACCAAAGAAAGACGTGGAACTTCGATTTACTATCGCATTTTGCCTGAAAAGTTAGCGATGTTAAGAAATGCTCTTTCGTAA
- a CDS encoding 30S ribosomal protein S1, which translates to MINRAKTATATNVGFTHEDFAKLLDKYDYHFSPGDIVAGTVFSIEPRGALIDIGAKTAAYIPIQEMSINRVDQPEEVLQNNETREFFILADENEEGQLTLSIRRIEYMRAWERVRQLQAEDATVRSLIFATNRGGALVRIEGLRGFIPGSHISTRKPKEELVGEELPLKFLEVDEDRNRLVLSHRRALVERKMNKLEVGEVVIGVVRGIKPYGAFIDIGGVSGLLHISEISHEHIETPHNVFNVNDEVKVMIIDLDAERGRISLSTKQLEAEPGDMVKDPQLVYAKAEEMAAKYREQLNAPPAVMEITVAAVEEEEYEVPDAMEEPEIPEEEVVAEAVEETVAEA; encoded by the coding sequence ATGATCAATCGGGCCAAAACTGCTACAGCCACCAATGTCGGCTTCACTCATGAAGACTTCGCGAAACTCTTAGATAAGTACGATTATCACTTCAGCCCTGGCGACATTGTTGCGGGTACAGTATTTAGCATTGAGCCTAGGGGCGCACTTATTGACATTGGCGCAAAGACAGCAGCCTATATCCCGATTCAGGAAATGTCGATCAACCGTGTTGATCAACCTGAAGAAGTATTACAAAACAATGAAACCCGTGAGTTTTTCATTCTCGCTGACGAAAACGAAGAAGGTCAGTTAACACTTTCGATTCGTCGCATCGAGTACATGAGGGCATGGGAACGTGTACGCCAGTTGCAAGCAGAAGACGCAACGGTGCGATCACTTATTTTTGCTACCAACCGTGGTGGCGCATTGGTCAGAATTGAAGGACTACGCGGATTTATCCCTGGATCTCATATCAGCACTCGTAAGCCTAAGGAAGAACTAGTTGGCGAAGAGTTGCCACTCAAGTTCTTAGAAGTGGATGAAGATCGCAACCGTCTCGTCCTCAGTCATCGTCGCGCCCTTGTTGAGCGCAAGATGAACAAGCTCGAAGTTGGCGAAGTCGTGATTGGTGTAGTACGTGGTATCAAGCCTTACGGTGCATTTATCGACATCGGTGGTGTCAGTGGCTTGTTGCACATTTCCGAAATCTCCCACGAACATATCGAAACTCCTCACAACGTCTTTAACGTCAATGATGAAGTCAAGGTGATGATCATCGACCTTGATGCAGAGCGCGGTAGAATCTCGCTCTCCACCAAGCAACTTGAAGCAGAACCTGGTGACATGGTCAAAGATCCTCAACTGGTTTACGCTAAGGCTGAAGAGATGGCTGCGAAATATCGTGAACAACTAAATGCACCTCCTGCGGTCATGGAAATTACTGTCGCCGCAGTTGAAGAGGAAGAGTATGAAGTTCCTGATGCAATGGAAGAGCCTGAAATTCCTGAAGAAGAAGTTGTAGCTGAAGCAGTAGAAGAAACTGTAGCTGAAGCTTAG
- a CDS encoding HigA family addiction module antitoxin, whose amino-acid sequence MNNLLETVKDRKRRPNHPGQVVLDILEELEMSQTQFAKILGVSRRTVNQIIQGRRPITVDMAIRIGKAFGNGPELWLNLQQNVDVWDALQKYEEEYNKILTLQNYQKELTVA is encoded by the coding sequence ATGAATAATCTATTAGAAACAGTAAAAGATCGGAAAAGAAGACCAAATCATCCTGGACAAGTGGTTTTAGATATCTTGGAAGAGCTAGAAATGTCTCAGACTCAATTTGCCAAAATATTGGGAGTGTCTCGCCGAACAGTTAATCAGATCATTCAGGGGCGTAGACCAATTACCGTTGATATGGCAATTAGAATCGGTAAAGCTTTTGGAAATGGGCCTGAGCTTTGGCTGAATCTTCAGCAGAATGTCGATGTTTGGGATGCTTTGCAAAAATATGAAGAGGAATATAACAAAATATTGACATTGCAGAATTATCAAAAAGAATTAACAGTTGCGTAA
- a CDS encoding DUF1838 domain-containing protein, whose protein sequence is MFAETKEFSATQFAKTRCSNDGTPSFLAWSGFLYSFMPNEPKRKLFQLVGMNVARCIDKGDGSWDFTSREVILYLDPETREITRHWQNPWTGEMLSVVHVANSPIQGTFRHNIPAEVEGDTATFIFDLFAQYPNPLADDPKFAEYCDRPMYNAVELFKLSVPIADLEDPTTTTVSKLVMSWNRVGPWLPWMKMGQREGNLIYSASGKKVKDFNDLPQVLKKEIETRLPLFRDAPSEKTEGEEMTSWQYFKQHFDAYQQGATFPIPAV, encoded by the coding sequence ATGTTTGCAGAAACGAAAGAATTTTCGGCTACGCAGTTTGCTAAAACCAGATGTTCCAATGATGGCACACCATCTTTTTTGGCTTGGAGTGGTTTTTTATATTCCTTTATGCCCAACGAGCCAAAGCGTAAGTTGTTTCAACTCGTTGGCATGAATGTGGCGCGATGTATAGATAAGGGTGATGGCTCATGGGACTTCACCTCTCGCGAAGTGATTCTATATCTTGATCCTGAAACTAGGGAGATAACCCGTCATTGGCAAAATCCTTGGACTGGGGAAATGTTATCTGTGGTACATGTCGCCAATAGTCCGATTCAAGGAACTTTTCGCCATAATATCCCTGCCGAGGTAGAGGGCGATACCGCAACTTTCATTTTCGACTTATTTGCTCAGTATCCTAATCCTCTTGCCGATGATCCTAAATTTGCCGAATATTGCGATCGCCCGATGTACAATGCCGTCGAGTTATTTAAACTTTCTGTTCCCATCGCCGATCTCGAAGATCCTACAACCACAACGGTCTCCAAATTAGTCATGTCATGGAATCGTGTGGGGCCATGGTTACCTTGGATGAAAATGGGACAGCGTGAGGGAAACCTGATTTATAGCGCCTCTGGCAAAAAGGTTAAAGATTTTAACGATCTGCCACAAGTTCTCAAAAAAGAAATTGAAACCCGTCTACCTCTGTTTAGAGATGCGCCATCTGAAAAAACTGAAGGGGAAGAAATGACATCATGGCAATATTTCAAACAGCATTTTGACGCTTATCAGCAAGGTGCTACTTTCCCAATTCCTGCGGTCTAG
- a CDS encoding helix-turn-helix domain-containing protein: protein MLNDLPDSVFAPEPDTLPIQRLEAMLEKAYPKFVGLDGEEIMLPDSIYQALRQVIHMMASGQVISLVPYDLHLSTIQASDLLNISRPYLYKLLDQGDIPYIKVGTHRRVQFQDLMQYKKQRDAQRHQALSELPELSQELGFYTPEDDRLTEAISPA from the coding sequence ATGTTGAACGACCTACCAGATTCTGTTTTTGCACCTGAGCCAGACACCCTACCAATACAACGCCTAGAAGCAATGCTAGAAAAAGCATATCCAAAGTTTGTCGGTCTAGACGGTGAAGAAATCATGTTGCCTGACTCTATATATCAAGCCCTTCGGCAAGTTATTCACATGATGGCATCGGGACAAGTTATATCTTTGGTTCCTTATGATTTGCATTTGAGTACCATTCAAGCCTCTGACTTACTCAATATTTCACGCCCTTATTTATATAAATTGTTAGATCAAGGCGATATCCCCTATATCAAGGTAGGTACGCATCGCCGCGTCCAGTTTCAAGACTTAATGCAGTACAAAAAACAAAGAGATGCTCAGCGTCATCAAGCTTTGAGCGAGCTTCCTGAACTTAGTCAAGAGTTAGGATTTTATACACCAGAAGATGACCGCTTAACCGAGGCTATTTCACCAGCGTAA
- a CDS encoding type II toxin-antitoxin system RelE family toxin, translating to MKYGIEFKPKAIKDLRSLPKQIQDKILEKVQLMENDLAGDVKKLTNFTPEYRLRVGNYRVLFEIENENIVIYRVKPRDKAYQ from the coding sequence ATGAAATACGGTATTGAATTTAAGCCTAAAGCAATTAAGGATTTACGGAGTCTCCCCAAACAAATACAGGATAAAATATTAGAAAAGGTTCAGTTAATGGAAAATGATCTAGCTGGCGATGTGAAAAAGCTAACCAATTTTACGCCTGAATATCGATTAAGAGTTGGTAACTATCGCGTACTCTTTGAGATAGAAAATGAAAATATCGTGATTTATCGCGTTAAACCTAGAGATAAAGCCTACCAATAA
- a CDS encoding type II toxin-antitoxin system VapC family toxin, translated as MSLLILDTDHVSLFLKGNTPVCDRIFQTDPDKLAISVITAEEICQG; from the coding sequence TTGAGTTTGCTGATACTCGATACCGATCATGTTTCTTTGTTTCTCAAAGGAAATACTCCCGTTTGCGATCGCATATTTCAAACTGATCCAGATAAATTAGCTATTTCAGTGATTACGGCTGAAGAGATCTGTCAAGGGTAG
- a CDS encoding ArsJ-associated glyceraldehyde-3-phosphate dehydrogenase, with protein MAVRVGINGFGRIGRLVLRAGWDFPELEFVHINEIKGGIEAAAHLLEFDSVHGRWSPDVRIEGDRIAIDDQKSIQKLSFSEYAKPELVNWQELGVDIVLECSGKFRTPETLNPYFTKDVKKVIVAAPVKEEALNIVMGINDHLYNSTEHRILTAASCTTNCLAPVVKVIHEGLGIKHGVITTIHDNTNTQTLVDAPHKDLRRARASALSLIPTTTGSATAITLIYPELKGKLNGLAVRVPLLNASLTDCVFEVERETTIEEVNSLLKTAAEGELKGILGYEERPLVSIDYKDDPRSSIIDALSTMVVDGTQVKILAWYDNEWGYSCRMAELTRKVAVSI; from the coding sequence ATGGCAGTGCGAGTTGGTATTAACGGTTTTGGCAGAATTGGCAGATTAGTGCTGCGTGCTGGTTGGGACTTTCCCGAATTAGAATTTGTGCATATTAATGAAATCAAGGGCGGCATTGAAGCTGCCGCGCATTTACTAGAGTTTGACTCGGTGCATGGTCGTTGGTCGCCTGATGTGAGAATAGAAGGCGATCGCATTGCCATCGATGATCAAAAATCAATTCAAAAGCTCAGCTTTAGCGAATATGCCAAACCCGAACTAGTCAACTGGCAAGAACTAGGCGTTGATATCGTATTAGAATGTTCTGGCAAATTTCGCACCCCAGAAACCCTAAATCCCTATTTCACCAAAGACGTAAAGAAAGTCATCGTCGCGGCTCCTGTGAAGGAAGAAGCGCTAAATATCGTGATGGGAATTAACGATCATCTCTACAATTCCACAGAGCATCGGATTCTTACGGCAGCCTCTTGCACCACCAACTGTCTCGCGCCTGTGGTGAAAGTTATCCATGAAGGTTTAGGAATTAAGCATGGTGTGATTACCACGATTCACGATAATACCAACACGCAAACCCTTGTGGATGCACCCCACAAAGATTTGCGCCGCGCTAGAGCTTCGGCTTTGTCCCTAATTCCTACCACTACAGGATCGGCGACTGCCATCACGCTCATCTATCCCGAACTCAAGGGCAAGTTAAATGGATTAGCGGTGCGCGTGCCTTTGCTAAATGCTTCTCTTACGGATTGTGTGTTTGAAGTAGAAAGAGAAACCACAATTGAGGAAGTGAATAGTTTATTGAAAACAGCCGCCGAAGGTGAACTCAAAGGGATTTTAGGCTATGAAGAGCGTCCTTTAGTTTCTATTGATTACAAAGACGATCCGCGATCGTCCATTATTGATGCGCTCTCGACAATGGTTGTGGATGGAACTCAGGTCAAGATTTTGGCTTGGTATGACAACGAGTGGGGCTATTCCTGCCGCATGGCGGAATTGACGAGAAAAGTAGCTGTATCGATTTAA
- a CDS encoding type II toxin-antitoxin system Phd/YefM family antitoxin, with the protein MIVETSYAQTSPSLNVLLDRVVNDREIIYVKSESGENVALIAADELQSILETMHLLRSPKNAERLLNAISRARTHTEASQTPDQLRNELGLFNE; encoded by the coding sequence ATGATCGTTGAAACAAGCTATGCACAGACATCTCCAAGTTTGAACGTATTACTTGATCGTGTTGTCAACGATCGCGAGATTATCTATGTCAAAAGTGAGAGTGGTGAAAATGTTGCTCTGATTGCTGCGGATGAATTACAAAGCATTTTAGAAACTATGCATCTCTTGCGATCGCCTAAAAATGCTGAACGATTGCTAAATGCCATTAGCCGTGCCAGAACGCATACAGAAGCTAGTCAAACACCTGATCAGTTACGAAATGAGTTAGGACTATTCAATGAGTAG
- a CDS encoding Txe/YoeB family addiction module toxin — translation MSSSPVSRSAIFDQDFRIDLTHWISVDRKVALRVMDLVDAVMRDPFSGIGKPEPLKYLGSGIWSRRITQEHRLVYLVEKECIKFLQCRYHY, via the coding sequence ATGAGTAGTTCGCCTGTATCTAGGTCGGCTATTTTCGATCAGGATTTTCGTATAGATTTAACGCATTGGATATCTGTAGATCGCAAAGTTGCTTTAAGAGTAATGGATTTAGTTGATGCAGTCATGCGCGATCCTTTTAGTGGAATTGGGAAGCCCGAACCATTGAAATATCTTGGTTCTGGTATTTGGTCTCGCCGCATTACCCAAGAGCATCGGTTAGTATATCTAGTTGAGAAAGAATGTATTAAGTTTTTACAATGTAGATATCACTATTGA
- a CDS encoding IS4 family transposase, with protein MKEISVFCEKLHEHLQWNGTRLLFVSMFLIALMRVKTVNLAEIATGFSGEAKVESHYKRLQRFFREFEVDYESIALMVVKVMKIPEPWVISIDRTDWRFGKTVFNVLTLGVVHHGIAFPLVWMMLDKKGNSNTRERCELCNRFLEIFGDRKIDFLTADREFVGEEWFDYLLCDPCTHFRIRIRKNTLLDDGQKQLRADVCFQDLQVGQSKVLSKPRLVWQHWLYIAAMRLEDGDLLIVATAHDPNTAIADYAKRWAIETLFGCFKSRGFCLEATHLQAPERLSKLIALLTLALCWAFSSGLWLAQLNPLKPKKHGRLPKSIFRLGFDFLRHIIFDIHLNSEAFFNSIKFLSCT; from the coding sequence ATGAAAGAGATTAGCGTATTTTGCGAAAAGTTACATGAACATCTGCAATGGAATGGAACAAGACTCTTATTTGTGTCGATGTTCCTGATCGCACTAATGCGAGTAAAGACAGTAAACCTAGCGGAAATCGCGACAGGATTTAGTGGAGAAGCCAAAGTCGAATCACACTATAAGCGGTTACAGAGATTTTTTCGAGAGTTTGAAGTGGACTATGAAAGCATCGCTTTAATGGTCGTCAAAGTGATGAAAATACCTGAACCATGGGTAATCAGTATCGACCGCACCGATTGGAGATTTGGTAAGACGGTATTTAATGTGCTGACATTGGGAGTAGTGCATCACGGTATCGCATTCCCGTTGGTCTGGATGATGCTGGACAAAAAAGGTAACTCGAACACCCGTGAACGTTGTGAATTGTGTAATCGATTTCTGGAAATATTTGGAGATCGCAAAATCGACTTTTTGACCGCAGACCGAGAATTTGTGGGGGAAGAATGGTTTGATTACTTGCTGTGTGACCCATGTACCCACTTTCGTATCCGTATTCGCAAAAACACCTTGCTTGACGATGGGCAGAAGCAACTACGGGCTGACGTTTGTTTCCAAGATCTCCAAGTTGGTCAATCGAAAGTATTGTCTAAGCCGAGGCTTGTTTGGCAACATTGGCTCTATATTGCGGCAATGCGTCTGGAGGATGGCGATTTGTTAATTGTAGCAACCGCTCATGACCCTAATACCGCTATTGCTGACTATGCCAAACGTTGGGCGATTGAGACTTTGTTTGGCTGTTTTAAATCCCGTGGCTTTTGTTTGGAGGCTACTCACCTTCAAGCCCCTGAACGCCTTTCTAAACTTATTGCTTTACTCACCCTCGCTTTATGTTGGGCTTTTTCTTCGGGGCTTTGGCTTGCTCAGCTCAATCCCCTCAAACCTAAAAAGCACGGTCGCTTACCTAAAAGCATTTTTCGTCTTGGTTTTGATTTTCTGCGTCATATCATCTTTGACATCCATCTCAATTCCGAGGCTTTCTTCAACTCCATTAAATTTTTGTCCTGTACTTAG
- a CDS encoding type II toxin-antitoxin system RelE/ParE family toxin, whose protein sequence is MTTVTLQITVISREKIMIKNFKDKTLQRLFREDIPATSKQEEKIKNRLETIVVASKIEDIRIPGYGLHELKGDRKGTWSIKISGNWRITFRFEDGNAYDLNFEDYH, encoded by the coding sequence TTGACGACTGTAACTTTACAGATTACAGTCATTTCTAGAGAAAAAATAATGATTAAAAACTTCAAAGATAAAACACTACAAAGATTGTTTCGAGAAGATATACCAGCAACTAGCAAACAAGAAGAGAAAATAAAAAATCGACTTGAAACTATAGTAGTTGCATCCAAGATCGAAGATATTAGAATCCCAGGATATGGCTTACATGAACTAAAGGGGGACAGAAAAGGTACTTGGTCAATAAAAATATCAGGCAATTGGCGAATTACATTTAGATTTGAGGATGGCAATGCCTATGACTTAAATTTTGAAGATTATCATTAG
- a CDS encoding DUF2358 domain-containing protein encodes MTNILDIIKADYAKFPEAQTYSIYSEDVYFKDPVYNFRGIKQYQKMIGFITFWFKNLKLELHDITRTDNLVKACWTMSWDAPLPWKPRISVTGWSDLTLDTAGELIVSHIDYWECTKFDVIKQHFAFY; translated from the coding sequence ATGACCAATATTCTCGACATCATTAAGGCAGATTACGCAAAATTCCCTGAAGCACAAACCTATAGCATCTATAGCGAAGATGTCTATTTCAAAGATCCTGTCTATAACTTTCGCGGCATCAAGCAATATCAAAAGATGATTGGCTTCATCACCTTTTGGTTTAAAAATCTCAAGCTAGAACTGCACGACATCACCCGCACTGATAATCTCGTTAAGGCTTGTTGGACAATGAGTTGGGATGCACCACTACCTTGGAAACCAAGAATTAGTGTAACGGGCTGGAGTGACCTAACTTTAGATACGGCAGGTGAACTAATTGTTTCTCACATCGACTACTGGGAATGCACCAAATTTGATGTGATTAAGCAGCATTTTGCCTTTTACTAA